From Bradyrhizobium sp. sBnM-33:
GAGCGTCGGCCTCGCCGGTGTCTCTGATTCCGTCTTCGTTACCGGAGGTGGCCAGCAGTTGACCACGACCTACGGCCTCAATGGCGCGTATACCCACAACTGGAATCCATATTGGAATACGGCCGTCTACGGTGCCTGGGCTGCTGTCCGTTACAATGGCACGGCCAAGGGCCACATCTGCGGCGCGTTCGTCGGAACGCTCGCGCTGTCAAGCGGTGCTGCTGGCTGCAACCCCGACTTCAACTATTCGGTTGTTGGTCTGATCACGCGCTGGAACCCCGTCAAGAATCTGACCTTCTCGGCGGATGTCGCTTACGTGATGCTCGACCAAAAGTATACGAGCGGAAGCACGGTGAACCTGCCGGTGCAGGCTGGCATTGCCAAGCCAGCGGCTACCTATGAGCTGAAGGACCAGAGCAGCCTCCAGCTGATGCTCCGCGCGCAGCGCAACTGGTGAGTTCTCTGTTCAACAAGCGGAAGGAGAAAACGGAAAGGCTCAATAGATCGAGTTAACCTCCAAGGAGGCCTCCGGCATGCCCGCCGGGGGCCTTTTGGTTCTCTGCCCACCTTTCCAGTCTCCGTACGAGCCGCAGAGCGAGCCAAGAACCTGAGCTGCCATCGCCGCCCAGAGCATTCCGAACCGCAGCAGAAATCCGACTTCGACCGTTTTGATCAAACTCGTCGGATCACAAATCGGTCCGTCCGCAGGCTCGAAGTCACAGGTCGTGCGATATCGTTCGCGACAATCGGCCTGGATGTGGTTCGGGTCCGCACTGCCGGGTGGCCCGCGGTTTTCATCAGTCAGTTGCTTGCTTCTTCACTAGTCTACGAGCCGCGACCAAATCGTCCAACCTATCCACACCTAACGGCTCCGTTTGAACAGTGGAGACGTCGATCCGTGCACCTGCCTCCAATGCTCCGCGACACCTGAACGATCATTGGTCGACCCTTGATGTCTGCGAGCGCCATCCCCGGAAGCCTGATGGAGCGAAGACGCGAGGGAATGATCACAATTCGTCGCACGGCTTTCCTCGCAGCGATTCACTGGAAACGTAACTCTCCGATTGAAGCCAACGACGGTGGATGGGCTCCACCTGCAAACAATTCACCTTTGTACAGCGAAAACGCAAGGCAAGTCCGGTCAACGAATAGATACTCCGTAGATAAATGGGCATGAAACTGTCGGGATGGTGCTCGCTAGCACCTATTGCTTGCGAGTGGTTTAAACGGGCTCGCGGTGACCACCTACCTGGGCTTTCCGCGTGGGCAGCGGCTGGTTGGGCCCATCCACTTTCCAAAGCTTGGATGGTTGTTCGCGTCGATCCGAGAGGTCGCGTAGTGAAACTTCGCAATTAGCCCGTCACGTGCATAATTTCGTCTACACGAAGCGTTACATCAGTGAAATTGCGCTTTAGGCCCAAGTAATGTTTTTCCCAACGAGATGAAGGCTTCCGGGTGACCAAGGTTCCGGCAAAAATTCAAGGCAAGGAAACAATGAGCCAGCGCGAGCCGGACACGCCGCATGCAGGCGAGATCCTTCGTCCTCCCGGTCGTACTTCGGAGCTATTGCTGAGCGCGCCCCTTGAGCGCCTTGGTTGGCGAGCTCCTGATGTTCGCTCCGACAGACTTGGCCCGCCTGTCGCTTTGTCTCGATCATCGACCATTATTTCTTGGCAAAACAGGACAATATGCAGAGCGGTCGGTGGCAAGCTGGCACCGGGCCGGGGGCGCCCCGCGTACAGCTCTGCTTGAGAGACAGCCATGGAAGAGCAAAATTCGACGAGAATTTTCGAAGGGCTGACGAGTCCGTCAAAGGTGGTTGCCCGCATAGGACTCATCCTGCTCTCAACGGACGAAGTGGGAGGTGATGCTTTTGTCTCTATAATGCCCAAGGATCGAGTGTCAGTCTTTACAACGAGAACCGCCTATGACCACAGCGGCGGCGGCTTCTCGCTGGCAACTTCCTTTGCGGATGTTGCCGACACGCTCCCGCCCGCCGGGCGTTTCGATGTGCTTGCCTTCAGTTGCACTAGCGGGACGGTTGCTTTGGGCATGAAAAGCCTGCTGTCGCAGCTTGCGAAAGCAAGACCCGGCGTCAACTATACCTCTCCTGCCGTGGCTGGCGTTGCAGCGCTGCGACAGTTCAAAGCACAGAGAATAGCGCTGCTCACACCCTATGAACCCAGGGTGCACAGGTCGTTCCTTCCCTTCTTTCGTGAAAACGGGTTCGAAATTACTGCCGACGGGACCTTCGCTAAGTCGACCGACGCCGAAATCGGCGAGTTGCGTCGCGAATCCATCTTCAGTGCGGCCAAAGCACTCATGCGTCATACAGCGCCGGATGCGCTCTTCATCTCCTGCACTGCCACCCCCGTGGTGCCGTACATCGATAGCCTGGAAAGGGAGATCGGCGTGCCGGTGGTCAGCAGTTCTCAGGCAATGGCTTGGGATGCGCTTCGTCTCGCTGGCTTTCGCGATCCCATAGCCGGGTTCGGGCGCTTGCTCGCCTCACCGCGCTGACATGCTTTGCTGCACCGACAGATCGTACGCGTAAGTATCGTTGACGTGACTTGAAGACTTCCATGATCGGAATCGACGCCATGAGGATGCACACAGGCTGGTCTCTGGTCACGTCCTCTCAATGCCGTTCGTACAGCCTCCGGCGCTCCCGGACGTCTACGGCGGTCCGGTCTGCCTGAAGCTTGAGCATTGCCAAGCCAAAGACGATTAAAAGTTAAACGATCCAACATTCAACAGAAGGAGCTAAGATCATGGCAATGCCAAAGGGCCCGCAAGCGTTTCCGCGTGCTGAATATCTGCGAAGATTATCCGCCGTTAAGGCAGAAATGAAACGACGCGAGGTCGATGTGCTGATGGTCACAAGTCCGGCCAACATCACCTATCTTTCCGGCTACACCAGCAAATCTGCTTATGTGCCGCAAGGTCTGATCATTTTCTTGAAGGAAGAGGAGCCGAGCTTCTTTACGCGGCATATGGATGCACCGGCGGCGATGCATCAGATGTTCATCGATAATGGTCGGGTCGTTGGCTATCCTGAGGCTCTCATTGCCAATCCCGAAATGGACGGCTTTGACGCAGTGATCGAGTTCCTGCATGATAAAGGCGTTGCCAGCGGGCGGGTTGGGCTTGAGAAGAAATTCATCTCGGTTCAGGCGGTCGAAAAATTCAAGACGAAAATGCCGAAAGCCACAACGGTCGATTTCGGTAACACCGTCCACTGGATTCGGGGAATCAAGTCCGATCTCGAAATCGCCGTGATGCGGGAGTCGGCGGCCATTGCGGATGCGGGGATGCTGCGAGCGAAACAGGTGATCCGGCCGGGGGTGAGAGAGGCCGATGCGGCGGCAGAGATCATTGCGACACTGGTGCGCGGCACAAATGGCAAGCCGGGCACGGATCTGTCTTCCTTCTTCCTGTGTGCTTCACCGCGTTCGGCCACCGCCCATATCCGGTGGGGCGAGGATATTTTCCGGCAGGGCTCGCAGATTAATCTTGAGTTTGGTGGTGTGCGTCATGGCTATATCTCGGCCCTGATGCGGACGTTCTCAATCGGCAAGCCTTCAGACCGCCTACGTAGAGTTCACGAGGGTGAGGTTGCCGGCTTGGAAGCCGCGCTCGCTACCGTAAAGCCCGGCGCGACCTGTGGCGATGTTGCCGCGGTTTTCAACACCACCCTGAAAAAGTATGGTTTTGAAAAAAAGTCGCGGTGCGGCTACGCCATCGGAATCGACTGGACAGAACCGACGGCCAGCCTCAGGGACGATGACCAGACGGTCCTAAAACCGAATATGACCTTCCACCTGATGCTCGGAAACTGGATCGACGAGGACTTCGGCTACGTCATCAGCGAAACATTCCGTGTTACCGAAACCGGCGCTGAGACCTTCTCCAGCCTGCCTCGGGAAATTTTTGAAATCTGATTTCGGGGCACAGGCGCCATAAACGAAAACGTCAGCCTGCAGGACCCCTGCAGGCTGCACTCGCTACAGGAACTGACACACCCTGGCCGGTGGGGGTGTCAAGCGACCTGCTATTCCAATCCGGTGGCGATATGAGGAAGTCGCCCCCTGTTGTTTTGCGGAGCAAGCCCCTCGCGAATCGCGATCCTCATAGCGTTGTAGCTAGCGGCTTGTTTCGCGACTTTTTTCCGATTTGGCTTCTGGTGCGGAGGGCTTCAGGATCTCTGAACGCTGAGCAACGCACCTGATCGGCCGGCGATCAGGCTATGCACTCGGTACTATCTTGACGCTAGTGAAACGGCCAAAGCCTGGTCCACGTGTGCCTGCTCCTGGGCATTGCCACAGTCATGCTCTCCATGGTCGGGCTTGATCTTTCAGATACGCAAGGTCGGAGGGTACAATTAGAACAGAAACCCTGGCGGAGCCCGCTACCTTCATGCGGCTTGTTGACGCGCTGCCCTGGCGGGCAAGCGCTGGACCGCCAGGCTCTACCTCGCCGGAGGCAAGACTCGCTGGTGGAAGATCGTCGGCACGGTATTCGTCGTACTCGTCATGTTCTACCTCCTGTTTCCCTCCTGGTCATCATCATGTCGTTCAGCGCCGAGCCGTTTCTGGAATTCCCACCTTCAGCACTTTCACTGCAGTGGTGCCTCTTTCTTCGACAATCCGTCATGGACCGACGCCGCCCGGGCCAGCATTGAGATAGGTGTTTCGGTCGCCACCCTGTCTACCATCGTCGGCGCACTCGCAGCCCACGGGTCTCAGCCGTACCTTTCCCCGGCCGTGCAGCGTGCTGACCATGGTGATGCTGACGCCGATCACCTTTCCGAGCATCGTCGTCGGAATCGCCGCCTATCTCGGACTACTCAATCTCGGACTGATCGGCACGAAGACCGGCATCGTCCTGGCCCATAGCGTCGGCTCAATCAGCTGCTATGTCGTCGTGATCGTCTCGGCGATTTTGGCCAATTTCGATCGGCGGCTGGAGCAGGCGGCAAAGAGCATGAGGGCCGGGCCGCTGCGGACCTTCATCAGAGTAACGCTGCCCTGATTATGCTGGGCATTATTGCCGGGGCCGCGTTCGCGTTTATCCGTAGTTTTGATGAGGTCGTCACAACGTCGCTGGTAAGCGGCCTCTCGATTCGAACTCTGCCCCTCTGAACATGTGGGAGAATATGCGCCACGAGATTGATCCGACGATCGCGGCAGTGGCTTCGATGCTGGTGCTTCTGCCCGTGCTCTGGCTGGTTGCCATCTATGTCACATGATGGCGGTCAAGGCCCAGCGGTCAGCGCGCGCTCCCGGCTCCCGCGGCCGGCAGCCTTCCAGGAGTATCCAGGGCGGGCCTCGATCGGCGGTGTAAGCCACTCCTGGCGCCGGTGCATCACCATGCTCGTCCTAACGCTCTTTGATATCAGGCTTGTTCTCCTCGCAGTCAGCATGGTCTTCGCTGTGATCGCCGGCATGACGCCCAGCCGCCCAGCGAAGTAGTGGCCGCTTGCGATCGCTATCGATTGTTTTAACAGTCGAGGGGCGTCTCGCTCGCAGCCGACCGCCATAAAAACGAGAAACGAAGTCGCAGCCGAGGGTTTGGGTAACGTGATCGAGAGAGCCTTCGTCGGTCCCGGCTGCGTGCAGCCGCTTCGGGCTGCGAGCTGTCGGCGACAGATCTGTGATCGCACCGAGTAGCCAAAGCAGACCACTTTTCCTGCTGCCATGCCGTTAATCCTTGCGCGTCGATGCGGGTCGCCGTTCACGATGAAGTCCTGCACGGAAGAAGGAAAACCAGCCGAATGTATGCGCATGAGGCGCAAAAGTTGGCCAATTGTCTTCTTCGAGCTAGGATAAGTTTCATGTGTGGACGGCCGATCAGCGGCGCGGACGAAGGATTCAGGCCAATGAGCACACGCACGAACAGTTTTTTATCGGATGCCGAGCGCGATGCTGTGATCGAGCTTCGACACGCCATGCATCAAGAGCCTGAGCTCTCCAACGCGGAGTGGAAGACGCAAGAGCGGATCCGCGGCATACTGCAGCGCTTCGGGCTTGACGGCGCCAAGACTTTTCACAACACCGGCCTCTACGTCGATATTGAAGGTAGGGCCTCCGGCCCGCAACGGTCGATTGCGGTGCGCGGCGATATCGACGCGCTGCCGATCCAGGAAGCGCGCGAGGATCTCCCCTATCGCTCGCAAGTCAACGGCGTGATGCATGCCTGCGGTCATGACGTGCACGGCTCCATCGCGCTTGGTACTGCGCTCGCTTTCCACCGGCTGCGCGACAATTTCGCGGGTAAGGTCCGCGTCTTCTTCCAGCCGGCCGAGGAGGCGGAGCCGCTCGGTGGGCGTACGGTGCAAGAGGACAGGTTGCTGGACGGGTTTGACCGGGCCGTCGGCTTCCACGTCAGTCCCGGAATTCCCGCCGGCGTGTTCGGCGCGCAGGAGGGCGCTGTCACCAAATCCGCCGACCAATTCAAACTCACCATCACTGGCAAGATGGCGCATGGGGCATCGCCCCATAAGGGCGTCGACGCGATTGCCATCGCTGCAGCCTTTATCAACGAGGTGCAGAAGGTGGTTTCGCGCGAAATGCCGGTCGATGATGGCGCGGTCGTCACCGTCGGCACCATTCATGGCGGCGAGGCTACCAACATCATCTGCCCTACGGTCGTCATGGAGGGGACGATCAGGACCAGCAGCTCGGAACGTCGGGCGCTCCTGTCCCAGCGTGTGCGTGAAGTAGCCGAAGGAGTTGCTGCGATGCACCGCGGGCACGCCGAGTGCATCATTCGCACAGGCGAGCCTCCTGTCATCAATGATGCCGAAATGGTGAGGCGCTTCCGGCAACTCGTCCACGACACCGCCGGCCGCGATGCTTTCTTCAACGGCAAGAAAGAGATAGCAGGTAGCGACGATTTCGGCTTCTATGCGGCGTGCGTGCCATCAATCTACTTCTGGTTCGGCAGCGGAGCGCTGGGCAACGAGTCGTTGGTGCATACACCGACATTTGGAGCCTCCGATGACCTTATCATCCCGACGACGGAGCTCACCGTCAAATACATCCTCGATCTACTGAATTCCTGAGATCGCCTGGCAGTCGCCGACCCTGATTCAAGTCGACCGTGCACGGGCCGGAAAACACTCTGCTGTCGGCCGCGTGGAGAGATTTGAGGTGCTGTACGCCTTCGGCGTTCTGAATCTGTCACCAGTCGGTGTCGTCCTTGGGCCGTCGGCGGCGCAGACTCTAACCACCGCGCTCTCTTCCAATTCGTTCGTCGTCACGTTTCTCCCGCGACGGACGCTCACTGGCCGCCCCCTACGTGGGGCGGCCGCTTTTTCAATCCGTTCCTCCAATTCACACCCTGATCACGAACCCATGAGCAGATCAATCTATAGCGGCCCCGTCTTCGAAATGGCCAGACAGCAATTTGTGCGAGTTGCCGATCACCTGCAGATCCACGAAATGGATAGGGATCGACTGCTTTATCCCAAACGCGCGATTGCGGTTTCGTGCCCAATCCATCGGGACGATGGCCGGACGGAGGTGTTTCAGGGCTACCGGGTACAACATCACCTTACGCTTGGGCCAACCAAGGGGGGAACGCGGTTCGCGCCATCAGTGGATATCGGCGAAGTGGCCGCCTTGGCCATTTGGATGAGCTGGAAATGCGCGCTGGCCGGACTTCCCTACGGTGGAGCAAAGGGAGGGATTACCGTCGATCCTTACAAGTTGTCTCCACGTGAACTTGAAGCGCTATCCCGGCGTTACATGCAGGAGATGATTCCCTTCGTCGGTCCACACACCGACGTCATGGCCCCCGATATGGGCACTAACGAGCAAGTCATGGCGTGGTTTATGGACACCTACTCCATGTATCAGGGGCAAACTGTCAACGAGATCGTCACCGGAAAACCGATATCGGCCGGAGGTACACTTGGCCGCCGCGAAGCCACAGGACGGGGAGTCGCTTATCTCGTCGGTCGCGCGCTCGAGCACCTTGGGATTCCCGCGGGTGACGCCACCGCCATTATCCAAGGATTTGGTAACGTTGGATCAATTGCAGCGTATTCCCTCGCCGAAAGAGGCGTCAAAATCATCGGTGTCAGTGATCATACTGCTGCATACTACGATCCGGCAGCTCTCGACGTCGCCGAGTTGAAGGGCCACATTACTAGATGCGGGCAACTTGCTGGGTTCTCAAGTCAGAGCCTTATCGAGCCGTCGGAACTGTTGGTTCAAAAGTGCGATATTCTGGTACCGGCTGCAATCGAGCGGGTCATTACAGGCGAAAATGCAACCCATCTCAAATGCCGCATTCTAGCCGAGGGCGCCAATGGTCCAACAACGCCGGAAGCTGACTCGATCCTGCATGAACGAGGCGACGAGATCTTTGTACTGCCCGACATTCTCTGCAATGCAGGAGGCGTCATCGTCAGCTATTTCGAATGGGTGCAGGACCTCCAGCGGCTATTTTGGGAAGAAGCCGAGGTTTTCGATCGCCTCTACCGAATTCTCGAACGCTCTTTTCAGCAAACAATAACTCGCGCGAGACGCGAGCGCATCCCACATCGCATGGCGGCCATGGCGATCGGCGTTAACGTCGTGCAATCTGCTAAGAGGACCAGGGGCCTTTTCCCCTGATAACCCGAACCGGCCAAAACCGGCAATTGGCGCTTACGGATCGTGTTCCTCTTCATCAGCTCAGTCGTCAATGAACAAGATCTCTTCGAACGGAGTCGGTGCTCGATCGCATCTTCAATGACGGAATGGTTCATCTCTAGCGGCATTGGTCTCTGCGATTGTCGGATGCGATTGCGATTGGCGGCTCGTTGTCGATTTCGACCCCGACGGAAATAGCTTCCGACAGCACCAAAACGGCAGCCTTCCGCTCAGCGCTGAGACTGGTGGTCCGCGAAGAACCCGCCCTTCGGCTCGGGAAGAGGCGGAAGCCGGAGCAGGCAAGTTAATTTCATTTGCGCGCGCGCGGACTGGAGAAGATGCGGACCCCGAGGTCTGTCCCGTCACTTAGCCAAAGTGCGATGATCCGAAAATTTCTCCAGGCTTCTCCCCGACCGAGAACCCGCCTTCGGGTAGTCGCGCGGGACCATGCGCATTCCGTCGCGCGCCTGGAGGCGCCTACAACTTATACGAACTGATAATGAGCGGACATCAGGCCAGATGGCCTGGTTAAGGCGAACAAGGTCTCGAACTGATGAATAGCCGGCCATCCCGATCTCACTTATTGCCAGCCCGCGATCTGGCCTTTGAGTCCTTGCTGAAAAATGCAATCGAGGGCGAAATTCAGTTCGACGATTTCACGCGTGGGCGCTACGCCACCGACGCTTCGATCTATCAGATCATTCCAAAGGGCGTCATTTTCCCGAAGCATGAAGCTGATCTCGCCGCAGCGCTGAAGATTTCCGCCGACCATGGCGTTCCGGTGATTGCTCGTGGCGGCGGCACCTCGCAAAATGGGCAGCCGATCGGAAGCGGCCTCATCGTCGATATGTCCCGCAACTTCGGCGGCATTCTGGATTTTGATCGTTCGTCCCGCACTGTCAGAGTGCGACCCGGCACGGTTCTCGATACGCTCAATACTTTCCTGGGTAAGCAAGGTCTCTTTTTTCCAGTCGAGCCCTCCAACGCGAGCCGCTGCACGATCGGGGAATGTGCGGCAATAACTCCTCCGGCGCCCGTTCCTTACGTTACGGCAAAACGGTCGACAATGTCCTCTCCATCGAGGCGATGTTCCACGACGGCGAGCAATTTGCCCTCAGCGCTCAACCGCTTTCGAACAACGTATCGACGCGTACGCGGCAGCTCATGGATCGGATGATACAACTTGCCCAGGATAATCGCCTGGAAATCGAAACGAGGTTTCCGAAGGTCCAGCGCCGCGTTGGCGGATACAATCTCGATGAACTCCTGCCAGAGAGGCCCAACCTAGAGCGTGATGAGTCTAGGTTTGGTCATAACCGGCGTTGGCGAAGTAATTGGCGCATTCGGCCGGTGATACGGTGTCGAGGATTGGAGCGATAGCATCGTAGACGGCCTCGGTGGTTCGCTGCGCGGCTTTGCGCAGCCAGTGTTTGAACTTGGCAAAGAACTGCTCGATTGGGTTGAGATCTGGCGAGTATTTCGGCAGGTAGAAGAGTCTTGCGCCGGCGGCACGGATGACGCGACGCACGGCGCGGGCCTTGTGCGAGCCAAGATTGTCCATGACCACGATGTCGCCGGGCCGCAGGGTCGGAACCAAAACCTTCTCGATGTAGAGAAGGAAGGCTTCGCCGTTGATTGGCCCCTCGATGAACCAGGGAGCGGTGATGCGATCGTGGCGCAAAGCGGCCATGAAGGTCATGGTGTGCCAGCGGCCGTGCGGCACCTTGGCTTTGAGACGTTGACCACGCGGCGCCCAGCCCCGTAGCGGCGCCATATTGGTTTTGGTCCAGGTCTCGTCGATGAACACCAGCCGAGTGGGATCGATCCGATTCTGATACTTGGTCCACTGCATCCGCCGACGGGCAACATCGGGACGATCCTGCTCGGCGGCAATCAGCGTCTTTTTTTGTAACTGAGCTTCTCAGCGTGGAGGAACTCCCACATCGTGCGGTAATCGACCTTGAGCCCACGCACAGCGAGTTCGGCCACCAGCCCGCGCACGGTAAAATCCTTCCGGCACCGTTGCATCAGCCATTCGCGGTGCGGCCCCGCAATCTTCTTTGGCCTATAGCCGCCGATCTGGTCCGGCTTGACGCTGCCGGTCTCGTGGAAGCGCTGTACCCAGTTGATCGCCGTGCTGATGCCCACCCCAAATTGGGCGGCCGCCTGATGCCTCGACAGGCCGCCTTTGATGACAGCCTTCACCACCCGCTCACGAAGGTCGTTCGAATAGGGTTTTCCCATCCATGCTGGCCTCCTTCCCAGCCAGCATGTTGAATCAGAAGCCTTCCGATTTGGGAATCTGGAGGGTTCTGTGAGGTCGCGCTCACGCGAGGGCGCGGCAGGCGCTTATGACGCGACCTCATTGAAGCCGGATTGAACGAAGGCGCGGGAGGCTATGCGCGATTTTACGCTATGGGGATTGTTTGAGATCGCAAGGCCCGATCTGCTGGCTCGGCGCGTGAGGCAGAGACACGAGATGTGCGCATCGGGGAAGAGTTGAGACCAGACGCGCTTCGCCGGAGATCACGATAGACTTTTTGTTGCATCGGACGGTTGTTGTCGCGCAGTGTGACAGCACGGATTCGACATCGTCCGCGATGACGCTGGGAGCGGAATGACGAATGATGATCGTCGTGCACGGCATGACTTGGCTCACGATGTGTCGCATCGGAACGGTGATGTTCGAGGGCTGGAGCGGCTGAAGCTGTGTCGAAAGCGCTTGATGATGCGCATGACGCCACCACAATCGGGACAGGCGGGAACCTTGGGCCACGTCAGAGCGTCCGAATCCACAGGC
This genomic window contains:
- a CDS encoding Glu/Leu/Phe/Val family dehydrogenase, with translation MSRSIYSGPVFEMARQQFVRVADHLQIHEMDRDRLLYPKRAIAVSCPIHRDDGRTEVFQGYRVQHHLTLGPTKGGTRFAPSVDIGEVAALAIWMSWKCALAGLPYGGAKGGITVDPYKLSPRELEALSRRYMQEMIPFVGPHTDVMAPDMGTNEQVMAWFMDTYSMYQGQTVNEIVTGKPISAGGTLGRREATGRGVAYLVGRALEHLGIPAGDATAIIQGFGNVGSIAAYSLAERGVKIIGVSDHTAAYYDPAALDVAELKGHITRCGQLAGFSSQSLIEPSELLVQKCDILVPAAIERVITGENATHLKCRILAEGANGPTTPEADSILHERGDEIFVLPDILCNAGGVIVSYFEWVQDLQRLFWEEAEVFDRLYRILERSFQQTITRARRERIPHRMAAMAIGVNVVQSAKRTRGLFP
- a CDS encoding cytidylyltransferase domain-containing protein translates to MRRIVIIPSRLRSIRLPGMALADIKGRPMIVQVSRSIGGRCTDRRLHCSNGAVRCG
- a CDS encoding M20 family metallopeptidase — its product is MSTRTNSFLSDAERDAVIELRHAMHQEPELSNAEWKTQERIRGILQRFGLDGAKTFHNTGLYVDIEGRASGPQRSIAVRGDIDALPIQEAREDLPYRSQVNGVMHACGHDVHGSIALGTALAFHRLRDNFAGKVRVFFQPAEEAEPLGGRTVQEDRLLDGFDRAVGFHVSPGIPAGVFGAQEGAVTKSADQFKLTITGKMAHGASPHKGVDAIAIAAAFINEVQKVVSREMPVDDGAVVTVGTIHGGEATNIICPTVVMEGTIRTSSSERRALLSQRVREVAEGVAAMHRGHAECIIRTGEPPVINDAEMVRRFRQLVHDTAGRDAFFNGKKEIAGSDDFGFYAACVPSIYFWFGSGALGNESLVHTPTFGASDDLIIPTTELTVKYILDLLNS
- a CDS encoding M24 family metallopeptidase produces the protein MAMPKGPQAFPRAEYLRRLSAVKAEMKRREVDVLMVTSPANITYLSGYTSKSAYVPQGLIIFLKEEEPSFFTRHMDAPAAMHQMFIDNGRVVGYPEALIANPEMDGFDAVIEFLHDKGVASGRVGLEKKFISVQAVEKFKTKMPKATTVDFGNTVHWIRGIKSDLEIAVMRESAAIADAGMLRAKQVIRPGVREADAAAEIIATLVRGTNGKPGTDLSSFFLCASPRSATAHIRWGEDIFRQGSQINLEFGGVRHGYISALMRTFSIGKPSDRLRRVHEGEVAGLEAALATVKPGATCGDVAAVFNTTLKKYGFEKKSRCGYAIGIDWTEPTASLRDDDQTVLKPNMTFHLMLGNWIDEDFGYVISETFRVTETGAETFSSLPREIFEI
- a CDS encoding FAD-binding oxidoreductase, with the translated sequence MNSRPSRSHLLPARDLAFESLLKNAIEGEIQFDDFTRGRYATDASIYQIIPKGVIFPKHEADLAAALKISADHGVPVIARGGGTSQNGQPIGSGLIVDMSRNFGGILDFDRSSRTVRVRPGTVLDTLNTFLGKQGLFFPVEPSNASRCTIGECAAITPPAPVPYVTAKRSTMSSPSRRCSTTASNLPSALNRFRTTYRRVRGSSWIG
- a CDS encoding ABC transporter permease: MVMLTPITFPSIVVGIAAYLGLLNLGLIGTKTGIVLAHSVGSISCYVVVIVSAILANFDRRLEQAAKSMRAGPLRTFIRVTLP
- a CDS encoding aspartate/glutamate racemase family protein encodes the protein MEEQNSTRIFEGLTSPSKVVARIGLILLSTDEVGGDAFVSIMPKDRVSVFTTRTAYDHSGGGFSLATSFADVADTLPPAGRFDVLAFSCTSGTVALGMKSLLSQLAKARPGVNYTSPAVAGVAALRQFKAQRIALLTPYEPRVHRSFLPFFRENGFEITADGTFAKSTDAEIGELRRESIFSAAKALMRHTAPDALFISCTATPVVPYIDSLEREIGVPVVSSSQAMAWDALRLAGFRDPIAGFGRLLASPR
- a CDS encoding IS630 family transposase (programmed frameshift); the encoded protein is MGKPYSNDLRERVVKAVIKGGLSRHQAAAQFGVGISTAINWVQRFHETGSVKPDQIGGYRPKKIAGPHREWLMQRCRKDFTVRGLVAELAVRGLKVDYRTMWEFLHAEKLSYKKTLIAAEQDRPDVARRRMQWTKYQNRIDPTRLVFIDETWTKTNMAPLRGWAPRGQRLKAKVPHGRWHTMTFMAALRHDRITAPWFIEGPINGEAFLLYIEKVLVPTLRPGDIVVMDNLGSHKARAVRRVIRAAGARLFYLPKYSPDLNPIEQFFAKFKHWLRKAAQRTTEAVYDAIAPILDTVSPAECANYFANAGYDQT